ttttaaataagcaaacaaaTACGTGCTAGATTAATTTCTTAGCTGAACCCCAAAATGATGTACTCTGATTTAAAAGCGTGAGCTACTTAAATACTGCACCCAACATTTTCAGGGCATCTCATTGCTATGCCTACTAGACACATTAAAGCTGGTCATATGAGGACAGATTTAAGCAGCCCTTTCAGATCGAgacagcagtttatctgcctgtgcaTGGGTCCCCCCCCATCTGCTTCCCAACAGATATCTTGCCAAAAATTGGGCAggtatctattgggcaggtttgaaaatgccGTTGGGTAAGGACCACATCAGGATTTTGATGTGGTCATCTCCTGACGGGCCTGCACACTATATGAGCCGATTGTTTGCTCTAGGGCCAATAAGTGGATCTGGACCAGACCAAACTGGGCTGATCTGCTTGGACCAACGATCGGATTATACAGTTTGCCTAGTAGACTCATCAGAAGATCAACAAGCAAATATGGCTGTATATGGCCAGTTTAGTAATTTTGTTAAGCTGAGAAGGGCTGATTTAAAAGGAAATTGTTAGAATGCAGCTGTGCATATAAACATGTCGGTGGCAGAGGGATAATATGCCATATGTGCAGCATGACAAGGTTtatgtttcattcattttctcttaaaggacaaggaaaggttaatCACTGGGGGCTGCCAAATGGTGCAAAAAGGCACCCgacagtgattataatcacttacatgattccctgggccagtgctcctattagcagaaaattgTATTGGCCTGGAATAGTTCTGAAGATTATGCCACGGTGCTTACTCAGAAGAAACCCAGGCCAGAGAAGTTTTTTACTAACAGAAGCACCGGTAAGGTCAATTTTGATCGctgggggttgcctaacattaGGTACCTATGATGTGCCATAGGGACAGATGcatatgatgtataatctctgtaaatgcattgtgggaaaagtTGGATCTATGTAAAGGTTAACAATAAAAAAGGCTGCTGTGTAGTGTATAAAGTACTGTtgttactaaaaaaattattttaccaacacacttaaaaagaaaaaaaatcaacaaagcaGTTTGGCCATTCTAAAGAATAGATGTCAGCACTGCAGCTTAGCAATGTGCTTGTATGAAACGACACTTTTGGTACTTGTGTGAAATGTCTGAAGGTGGTACAAAGGGTATATGAAGCTTTCTTCTTACTGTGCTGAGAAATCAAACACCAACATGTAACGTTTATGTACAGGCTACACAAACACAGGTGTGGGCCCTGGAATGCCAAGTATTGTAATTGCATTAAAGGACACTATAAGCATCATCCAAAACCGCTTTACAGGCCTACTGCACAAAAGCTTTAGGCAGCTTTGTAAGGAGCGCTTTAgttcaaaaataatattaaatacaatggcacagcattgtatatacagtaaatgaatgTGAATTTGTGTtgacaaagaaatgtataaatattgcaATTGTAGAAAACCTCATTATGGTATATTTAATGAAGAAGCTGCTTTAAGTACTTGTTATTTTAAAGGATCGGTAGCAACTAGAAACTAATAGTTTGCATTACCCTACTATTTAGTTCCATCCTGTACATGCTTTTCTATTGAgaataattctatttttattgcagTGAGTTTGCTAGAAGCTTTgctgtgttcagccatcttttatctTTTCAACCATTCTATTGCATTCAGTCAGCCTTAGATCACAGTCATCCAACTGCCAGCCCTGCAAATCTATTTAGCAATTCCTTTAGCTTGATCTGTGCTGAATCTTTGCACGGAGAGAAATATTGCTGCCCTGACTTGGAGGAAGGGGAAAGCACTATAttggaaaagaaaaatgaaggggtGAAGCGGAAGAGCGACAAAAGAAGAGAAAAGTGGAtaagcagtggggggggggagtgagctCATTAAAAAAATGGCAGGGGGAAGAGtgggcaaaattaaaaaaacagttgaGTATAAAGAGGATGAAAAATAGGTATGGGgacaaaaaaaaagcaggagATAAATgaagagcagcagcagaagtGAAATGGAAGGAATATGGTCAACAGAAGATGTGTGGTTCATGCAGGATATGTGAGGGGAAAAGGGGGAAAGAAAGACGAGAATGAGAACAATGATAAAGAAGGTAATAGCTAAGAAAGAGGAGTATAAAGAACAGAAATATGAGTGAAGAAGGTTTGAGATAATGATTAAATTTGAGGGGAATGTTGTACACATTTGTTAGTTTGTTAGACACACGCAcaactatatgtaataaaagccacttagtttgcccaggagcagtaacccatagcaaccgttaagaggtttgctttttaaggtgaccagtaaatgctacctgctgattggttggtcagccctacaacaacaaaaaagccaGGGTTATGGCCCTCCACTTCAGAGccttatataatacacattcATAAGCTCCAAAAACCTTACAGAACTACAGGaactaaaaaggaaaaatatcatGCTTTCTAGAAATTCTtctgaattttgaaaaatgacgACTGTGAATATTATCTGGACTGTGCAAATTATCGCTTTACAGTGAGATTTTCTTGTAGTAAAATATTGAGCATACTGGGTTAAAGTTCAAAATCTTCCCCTTTAGTACTAAGCTCTACTGTAGCTCAGGGTTCTACGAATACCCATCAcaaaacatcattttttccttCCTGTTCAAAGGCAAGTATAAAATCTAAAACATTGGGTAAATGTGCAACAGGCTTGtctaacatatatatacatggcGGAAAACAGTCCCAAATCTGCTAACAGAGATAATGAAAGGTCAGTGCCCAGCATGAGACATGAAATGCACTGAAGTGGAAAGAGACGATTCTTGAGAAGTTGTGCTTCCCGAAGACTGCTGCTCACAATGAATGCTCAGTCATGCTCATCTGACACCCCCCTCCCACATGGGAGAGCAGTTCATTTATAATAGCAGGaatcaagacttttttttaagtctactagttgaactcttaaaaaatgtaaacttattAAACTACAGGTCAGTGCACAAAATGTGTCCCTCACTATCTAGTGCAACCAATggcatgaaatttaaaaaaaatatattcatggggggggagggagggggagggaaaatCAGTAACCAGGGTTTTTCTGCCACAAAACCCCAAGTCAAGTCtgtttcaaaatacatttttagttgaCTTTTAGCAAAATCAAAGATAAGAGTTTCTAAACGTATGTTTATTAGACAGAAGTTTCATAAAGCACCAGCATTTTAGTGTAGCACTGCACAATATCAATGGGGGAGTGATGCAGACAAACAATGTAGATAAGAGAAGCTATTAAAAGAATTACAGGACATTGAGCATTCTCCGGCTTTCTGTCTCTGAGACTTTTCTCCAAGCAAAAGAACACGACAATATGGCAAGCAATGGACTATGAAAAGCTGCATCATAACCGCTAGTTTTAGCGCATACTGGCTATTATGGCTTCAGAAACACAGAATCCCTTGCATGAGGTTATGTGTCATAACCACAGCAATTCTCAGACAGAGTATAATATGGATGGGAAGTATTCTTCCCATAATGGGTAATGGGAATCACCTGTTTTATGGCACATGTGAGCAATAATCTCCAACAAAATGGGCAAGAGTTGCTGTCTGTAATCCTAAGTGATATATGACAATTACTGGTAGTAAACAGCAGAAAAAGTTACATGTATATGTGCTATAGCCAGCTGAGCAGTTGACAGAAATACAGAATATTTCACAATTACCCAAAACGTTAGGTAAGCATGAATTTTCTTTATAAGTTAATTCGGAGTAACACAGCTTAGTTAGAAGTTAAATCATTTGTATGTAAAATGCATTATCCCTTTCCTATTTATACAGAAGACATTATAATACTACAGTCCCAGCTACATTGCATGACAGACTAACAGTAAGGCTGTAATAGCTCAATGGAAAAGTGGCACCAACTGGTTGGTAAAATAGCTTTTCGGGACTGGACGGGATTTGTAATTCTTCTGAGGAATGCAAATATTACTAAAGGTGCCCCAATGCACTAGTTTAGATATATCCATATGCAATGCATTCATAAAGTGGTTAGTAGATGTGAAAATGACAAGCATGCCAGACCCCACAGCAACCTTGTAATCCAGTTACTGGGTGCCAAACCACCATACCAATGCAACTGCCTTTGGGTTACAGATCTGACAGGACATGCCAACCATCAGAAGAGCTCAGACAAATAATTAGCACTGTTATTTATTAACTTCTACTTCTGTGATGTATGTGTTTTTACTGTAATGTATACATACCATTCATGAGATTACCTTATCTTTATCTTTCTAAGCGagctagcacacaggcagattcggggagatttagtcgcctgttgaCTAATCGCCACTTCtgcagggcaacaatctccccccgaactgccttcgccgTGCCTGCCaactgctataatgacaaaacgctagCGCCAAAGCacttgcggtgcttcgatttccgaagtcgcctgaagttgaaTCACGAGGAAGCGCTAgagttttgtcattatagcaggctgCAGGCATGGcaaaggcaattcggggagattgtcgccccgcagaagaggcgattagtcgccaggcaactaaatctccccccgaatctgctaGTGTGCTTGAGGCCTAAAACAAAAGAAGATGACCAAAGACTTCTATCTGTACAAGACTCATGATCTTGATATAGAGCTGTTGGGTTCAAGCCCTCACCTTTGTGGGGTGGGCAGCATTCTCTGTTCTAGAAATGATTTAAAACAAGCAATTATCTCATCtttaaggtgtggttcacctttaggttaacttttagtatgttatagaattgctaattctaagcaacttctccattggccttcatttttttttttttatactttttgagcTATTTGAAAAAAttctctctaaggctacacatttattgttattgctaatttttattattcatctttttcaggccctctcctattcatattccagtatagGGTAATTGGGACACTAGGaatcaaaacacaaataataaaaaatgaaaaccaactgcaaattgtctcagaatatcactctctacaccatactaaaagttcatttaaagatgaacaaattGACTGAGGGAAACAAAAGGCCAAAATGTGTCCAGGGAAGCTGCCAATAATGCTCCTGATTAGGGATggtcgaatttgacccgtttcacttcgccaaaaattcgccgccgcagacgcccattaaagtctatgggcgtcatttttccggcggaacgaggcgaaaaaatccgcccatccctactcctgaTTAAAAGGACTAATAGCAAGGAACAGCATCTGGACAGGGATTCCACGAACCGTGAAGCCCAAATCTCACTAACTGGTTGAATTCAGATGGAATTCACATCCGTGCTTATACAGCATCAAGCTGCTGCACAGCAACTACTCTAATGTTTGTTTACTTTGCAAATAAACAgctaaaagagaaaaatgaattcTCTCATTCATAATGCACATGCATTTTTACACACTCCCTCCAAGCTAAAGATAGGGAACTGCACCATGTAGTTAAAAAAGAGTTACAATTGTATTCTAAAAGATCTCattccattttctcttttttttcatcaGCATTTTAGGAAGTATGAACATTGTATtgcaaatattgtttttaacatCTAAAACAGAGTTATGAAAGCCTGCCAAAAGGCAGATTAATCAATATGAAGCCCTGAGAAAGAGGAGCCTGGCAGATGCTCCCCTATATACTAGGCCAGGCagtataattaaagaaaaaatgcagacttGGTCCATTAAAGCAATCAGAAAGTCTTTCTTCCTCTCTTTCACTGGCACACACTGTCCTTAATTATAAGTGGATTGCACAATGAGGCATGTGAGCATACTGAGCAGGGTACAGTGAAGCTAattgaacaaaaacaaaaaaaaaaacgctttggACCAACTTTAGTTGCTGCTTTCTTGACCACAAtcctaaaaaaaatcttaaatgagGATATcattaaaaagctttaaaggaaactgttatgggaaaacatgcttttttcaacaCTTTGACATGAGGCTGCCATTTTTTTActttcccaagtgccctcagtTATGTGCTGTGGTAAGATTTAGTCTCTATTTTCTGCTGTGCTACAGGTTGATATCAAAAACCTCCCCTCCCCTgtcaaaagaacaatgggtaggtaactTGATACCAGCTCCCCGTCACCTCTGCTGAAGGAATAAGCTGTCACCCTCAGGTagtgccaggcctggactgggagtcaaaataggccctgccattccaagtaaacagaggcccaaacagccccctaccagcccacacagcctcctaccagcccactatatggtaactttctatggaaccatacagcagcccctctggcatttgccagaacccacagattgccagtccgggcctgggtagtGCCAATTTCAGATGGGTGACAAACCTAGGTGCCATAACCATAATGGACAAGTGGTGGGCAATCTTGCTTTCCGCAGTCAACctgaaaatacatttgaatttctccCTATATAAATTTCTGTGGGCAAAACAAACTCAAATTATTGTCATGCAATCATGGAAGAAGTCAGTTTTACCTACATAATTCACATAGGAAGCAAAATAAGGCAGAGGGATCTTTAGCAATGTTTCCTAACACCACAGAGACTGGAGAAGGTTTcagtattatacatatataaactaaGAAATATTTGCATTGcgaaaaatgctcccatgccccacctaaaAGTTGATATGAATAGTACCCTAACAGGACAAAGCCAAGTTGTTTTAGGGACTTAggggaaaaaaggagaaacaatagcatatCTGAAAGTAGTTGTATTGTGCAGTGCTGGCTGTTTTTGAAGATACAGATCAGGtacaatgacttgagatggctgcttacataccaatattacagctaaaaaaatacacttagtGGTTCAAGACTAAATGATAGCATGAATCAGCTGCAATAAACActgtgtaattttatttaaaaaaaacgacaCCATGAAAACATGGGTGGCCTtggtggaaaacaaaaaaaatggagagCTGATGGTATAACAGTGacggaaaaaaataaaatgcagtggcCTTATATGCAGTCCCTGCCAACTCAAAAAGTTTATAGGTTAGATTTCATGTTGGTAATAGGCCAATACAAGATATTTTAACGACAAGAAATATTGCAGCCTATGATTTTATATAACTAGCATGGCAACAGCTAAGGACCTAAGGACCCAAGGGCCTGCCtgcagtacattactgtaataaatGAATGGAATGTGAAATGGCAAATAAGATCTCACACTGACAAATATTAGGTACAAATGGAATTAATCACCAATGGAAAATTACAGTTATTCTAAGTGATTATGATTTTTGAATACATAAAAAGAGGTTAGACAGGATTTTGTATGGAATTTGTTTCCTCCACAGATTAGATGTTTTCCCCATTAGACAAACAGCATCTTTGATTGCAGATGATGTGTGTTTTGCGGTGCACCTACAGATGTTTAAAAAGCTTGGATGGAAAAAAGTCCAGAATTATGCCTTGTTATATTGCTCTTAAAGACTTTTTAGTGGACTTTACTGTTgaaattccaagaaaaacacaaataaaagaagTATAGATATATTAGTATACAAGAGGACAAAATATAACAATCTTCTACCATGTGCTCGCTGACCCAGTGAGAAACTGAAGGATGTTATGAAATAGTTGGACATCTCTCTTTCAACATCAGTTACAATGTTATACTTTATACACAAACATTGCATAGTGGGGAGAGGGCACCGACAGATTATTGTTACATTGTGCTCAAACACTGTAATACATTAAATTCTTCCATACAtattacagacatttttttatttttggttttaacaTGTGTATACCAACTAGTGATTGTAAAAGCCACATTTGTAGCCCTCCATAAACTGAAAGCCTCTCAATGTGGCCCTTCGCTGCTTTTGAATTATGTGTCCCTACCTTaaggaaaggaaagaaaacaaagaCAGTTTTGCATTAAGCTTAAACAACTTACTTCAACAGAGGGGATGTTAACCACTCCTGTAGACCTTCTCTTTTCTCGCAGCTTTCTCTTCTCAATCTGTCCCTTCCCCTTCCTGGCACTAGGTCCACTGCaattcttcttttcttttgcctTTGTGGGAGTTTCCTGTGAAACTGGTGGAGTGGACTCATCCTGCACGTTTCCAGCAGATACCCCATCTAGCACAGGGCTGGGCACTTTCTTTTGCTGCATCACAGTAGATGAGACTATTGGGTCTTCATCTGCCCTCTTATTTGAAGGCCCTTTAAAGACTGAGGCTGCTGCAGATACTGGGTTGTTGGTAGTTGCTGCACTGCAGTTGCCATTGTTGTTCAACTCACTGCTAGCTTTATTGACAATGTCATTGCCGCCacattctcctcctcctcctccccctgcgGCTGCTAATACTAACTCATTTGCAAGCATTTTGGCTCTCATCTTCTCTCTTTTAGCTTTCCACTCCTCCAAGAAATCAGTTGTATTAGAGGTAGATGGGTTGTGTGACCTGTATCCCCCACTCGCCATGTTGTCTCCAAGTCACTGTCAATCATACAAGTCCACAAAACTTCAGGACATTAAATGGCCACTTGagaaaaacaaaagcacaatTACATAAGCATCTGCTGTAACACAACATTTGGTTCTGTGCACATATATCCTTCATTAACACTGCTGAATGACTACAATATAGTTATATCATTAGGGAGCACACCATAAAAATAGAGGTGAAATGCACACTATTATTTTGAACAGACGGTACAATATAAAAGCATCCCTTACACCTAAGCAATGGCAAACAACGGTACTGCTCCAACCTCTGCACAGAAGCAGATTACAGTAagctatacagtaaataaaagaaaagtagCCCTATAATTCATgtcgtttttattttaacattttaaaaataatttctagaaCACATATAATACTTAAGAGtgaacttcacctttaaattaacttttactatgaagAACACAGTGAAACTATTTGCAATTTATCATTTTCTGTGCAACAGCAAAATTGTaagcagctatgtggttgcttAGGTCTAATTTACCAGGCAGTGGTCTGAATGAGGGAGTGGTAGATGAATAGGAGAAGCTTTGAATAGAGATatgaattaaaaagtaaatataccATTTTTAATGGcactgatccccatttgaaagctggaaagagagagTTTAAAAATTAGAAGTACATGAAGACCAATGTAAAGGTTGCAAAGAACAGTGTATTctctgacatactaaaagttatcttaaaggcgaGCTATCCCTTTAACAGCTGGATGCCAagctattgtaaaaaaaagaagaagaaatggcATCACTAGTAAAACAGAGTAATGTATTGCTTGCCTCTGAAGTAACAGggattaaataaatcacatttacaGGGAGGAAGCAAAGTTAAGAACAGCCTTTTCCTTAACAATGTTTTGGTGTCCCAGAATTTAAAGATAAGCAAACCTCCactcagcagccaaaaaaaatcatgagaaCTGGACATCAAACGCACAGCTTGTTACCAGCTTAAGGGGCATATCTGAATTGTGCCAGTAATACAAAGCACATGCC
Above is a genomic segment from Xenopus laevis strain J_2021 chromosome 3L, Xenopus_laevis_v10.1, whole genome shotgun sequence containing:
- the pawr.L gene encoding PRKC, apoptosis, WT1, regulator L homeolog (The RefSeq protein has 1 substitution, 1 non-frameshifting indel and aligns at 99% coverage compared to this genomic sequence), which codes for MASGGYRSHNPSTSNTTDFLEEWKAKREKMRAKMLANELVLAAAGGGGGGGECGGNDIVNKASSELNNNGNCSAATTNNPVSAAASVFKGPSNKRADEDPIVSSTVMQQKKVPSPVLDGVSAGNVQDESTPPVSQETPTKAKEKKNCSGPSARKGKGQIEKRKLREKRRSTGVVNIPSVESPDEYEDDEAGQKARKGENVVTKQNTLQNESFSLDPSESFLPQETVKTAGSNRYKSNNAPDDDILNHFSRNDRTAFNHLNRETSSSGNSGQDSALERKIEELERDLAQERQEHLRLTKIMQDKEELIHKLTEEIDLLNRDLDDLEDENKQLKQENKTLLKVVGQLTR